In Exiguobacterium sibiricum 7-3, a genomic segment contains:
- the asnS gene encoding asparagine--tRNA ligase — MIRDVEKHVGEEITIGCWLANKRSSGKIAFLQLRDGSGFMQGVVVKETVGEDLFKTAKGLTQETSMWVTGVIKSDGGRTAIGHEMEITAIEVIHEAIDYPITPKAHGTDFLMDNRHLWLRSKRQHAVMVVRNELIRATYEFFNQEGFIKVDPPILTGSAPEGTTELFHTKYFDEDAYLSQSGQLYMEAAAMALGKVFSFGPTFRAEKSKTRRHLIEFWMMEPEMAFYDHDMNLEVQENYVSHLVQSALKNCRPELELLERDLTVLENIQAPFPRVKYTEAIDMLKEQGFDDIEFGDDFGAPHETAIANTFARPVFITHWPKDIKPFYMKEDPENPGFVLCDDLIAPEGYGEIVGGSQREEDYEKLLAGMKEHDLDETGAYKWYLETRKYGSVPHSGFGLGLERTVAWITGVEHVRETIPFPRLLNRLYP, encoded by the coding sequence ATGATTCGGGATGTAGAGAAACACGTAGGCGAGGAAATCACGATTGGTTGTTGGCTCGCCAATAAACGTTCGAGCGGGAAAATTGCGTTTCTTCAATTGCGGGATGGCTCAGGCTTCATGCAAGGAGTCGTCGTCAAGGAAACGGTCGGGGAAGATTTGTTCAAAACGGCTAAAGGATTGACGCAGGAAACATCGATGTGGGTGACAGGTGTCATCAAATCGGATGGTGGACGGACAGCAATCGGTCATGAAATGGAAATCACAGCGATTGAAGTGATTCATGAAGCAATCGATTATCCGATCACACCAAAAGCACACGGAACGGACTTCTTAATGGATAACCGTCACCTCTGGTTGCGCTCAAAACGTCAACATGCCGTCATGGTTGTCCGGAACGAACTGATTCGGGCGACATATGAATTCTTTAACCAAGAAGGGTTCATTAAAGTCGATCCTCCGATTTTGACAGGCAGTGCACCGGAAGGGACAACTGAATTGTTCCATACGAAATATTTTGACGAAGATGCCTACTTGTCACAATCCGGTCAACTCTATATGGAAGCAGCCGCGATGGCACTCGGCAAAGTCTTCTCATTTGGCCCGACATTCCGTGCCGAAAAATCAAAGACACGCCGCCACTTGATCGAGTTCTGGATGATGGAGCCGGAGATGGCGTTTTATGATCACGACATGAATCTCGAAGTTCAGGAAAACTATGTGTCACATCTTGTTCAATCGGCTTTGAAAAACTGTCGTCCAGAGCTCGAGTTGCTCGAGCGTGACTTGACGGTTCTCGAAAACATTCAAGCCCCGTTCCCGCGTGTAAAATATACGGAAGCGATTGACATGCTGAAAGAACAAGGCTTTGACGATATCGAATTCGGCGATGATTTCGGTGCTCCGCATGAAACGGCAATCGCCAACACGTTCGCGCGTCCCGTCTTCATTACACACTGGCCAAAAGACATCAAACCATTCTACATGAAAGAAGATCCGGAAAACCCGGGCTTCGTGTTATGTGACGATTTGATTGCGCCGGAAGGGTACGGAGAAATCGTTGGTGGTTCACAACGGGAAGAAGACTATGAGAAGCTGCTTGCCGGTATGAAGGAACATGACCTGGATGAAACCGGTGCTTACAAATGGTACTTGGAAACACGTAAATATGGATCAGTACCGCACAGTGGTTTTGGTCTTGGTCTTGAACGGACTGTCGCCTGGATCACAGGAGTCGAACACGTCCGCGAGACGATTCCATTCCCACGTCTGCTGAACCGATTGTATCCGTAA
- the nth gene encoding endonuclease III, whose product MLRKADIERIESTLEEMFPDAFCELVHQNPFELVVAVALSAQATDVLVNKVTPGLFAAYPTPNQLAAAPVEEIEEKIKRLGLYRNKAKNIKALAEQLLVLHDGEVPTDRAGLEALPGVGRKTANVVLSVAFDVPAFAVDTHVERVSKRLGICRWKDNVTQVEQTLTKRFKRERWSKLHHQFIFFGRYHCKAQRPNCLECPLLDMCREGKKRTKGLLPPLAGE is encoded by the coding sequence ATGTTACGAAAAGCAGACATTGAACGGATCGAATCGACACTGGAAGAGATGTTTCCGGATGCCTTTTGTGAATTGGTTCACCAAAATCCGTTTGAACTCGTCGTTGCCGTGGCTCTCAGTGCGCAAGCAACAGACGTATTGGTCAATAAGGTGACCCCGGGGCTATTTGCCGCGTATCCGACTCCGAATCAGTTGGCTGCAGCGCCGGTCGAAGAGATTGAAGAAAAAATCAAACGGCTTGGGTTGTATCGCAACAAAGCAAAAAACATTAAAGCGCTAGCAGAGCAATTGCTGGTGTTACATGATGGTGAAGTTCCGACGGATCGCGCAGGGCTCGAAGCCTTACCGGGAGTCGGACGAAAAACGGCGAACGTCGTCTTGTCTGTTGCATTTGACGTGCCGGCGTTTGCGGTTGATACGCATGTCGAACGGGTGTCAAAACGTCTCGGCATCTGTCGGTGGAAGGACAATGTCACGCAAGTCGAACAGACCTTGACGAAACGGTTTAAGCGAGAGCGGTGGTCGAAGCTGCATCATCAGTTCATCTTTTTTGGGCGATACCACTGTAAGGCGCAACGGCCAAACTGTCTGGAGTGCCCGTTGCTCGACATGTGCCGGGAAGGGAAAAAGCGGACAAAAGGATTATTGCCGCCGCTTGCGGGGGAATGA
- a CDS encoding DUF3800 domain-containing protein — protein MFVDETGTPKGNTQFNLTGVLMEYKYAIDSDETGEPSPLRKRLMEFKSSVFEDPHIPLHLKEILKAEHPYGKEDGITIDMLRHFWVALPDFLVDIDCTIVSVEVDKQKLQEFYSTPKDPYVVAFAHLMKSFYAFLEETEATSARVVLESRDDYQNLLIQKAFFDIFNSGTVHLDVEKSRQKIKGFIFAEKDSDLYQSGLEIADLVCLPLSRVRRGVIEVKPRFVHYGDENRIFKAIKNKIYIRRDSPDQDFRNWGFKKVPITKKRREWSDTPWNG, from the coding sequence ATGTTTGTCGATGAGACCGGAACACCAAAAGGAAATACCCAATTTAATCTGACCGGCGTCTTGATGGAATATAAGTATGCCATCGACTCAGACGAAACCGGTGAACCCAGTCCATTACGCAAACGATTGATGGAATTCAAATCGTCTGTTTTCGAAGATCCGCACATTCCGCTTCATCTGAAAGAAATCTTAAAGGCGGAACATCCGTATGGCAAGGAAGATGGCATCACGATTGATATGTTACGTCATTTTTGGGTTGCCTTACCGGACTTTTTAGTCGACATCGATTGTACGATTGTCAGCGTTGAAGTCGATAAACAAAAATTACAGGAATTTTATTCGACACCGAAAGATCCGTATGTCGTTGCCTTTGCCCACCTGATGAAATCGTTTTACGCATTCCTTGAAGAAACGGAAGCGACAAGCGCCCGGGTCGTGCTCGAAAGTCGGGATGATTATCAGAATCTGCTGATTCAAAAAGCATTTTTTGATATCTTCAACTCCGGGACCGTTCATTTGGACGTGGAGAAAAGCCGTCAAAAAATCAAAGGCTTTATTTTTGCTGAAAAGGATAGCGACCTCTACCAATCTGGTCTTGAGATTGCCGATCTTGTCTGTCTCCCTCTTTCCCGCGTCAGACGTGGCGTGATTGAGGTGAAACCCCGGTTTGTCCATTATGGGGACGAAAACCGAATTTTCAAAGCCATCAAAAATAAGATTTACATTCGCCGTGACAGTCCCGATCAGGATTTCCGCAACTGGGGCTTTAAAAAGGTTCCGATCACGAAAAAACGCCGCGAATGGTCCGATACACCGTGGAACGGATAA
- the recU gene encoding Holliday junction resolvase RecU, whose translation MVLNYPNGKKFQKPVEPHGMAIRSARSKGSTFSNRGMKLEKLINESNMFYLTHNRAIIHKKPTPLQIVQVDYPKRSAAVVKEAYFKQPSTTDYNGVYRGKYIDFEAKETNHKTSFPLKNFHTHQIEHMRQCIAHGGICFVIIRFSMYNVQYVLSAEHLFPWWEQLETGRKSIPLDEIERHGKKLETGAFPAIDYLPAVDELYFT comes from the coding sequence ATCGTTTTGAATTACCCGAATGGTAAAAAATTTCAAAAACCAGTAGAACCGCATGGTATGGCGATCCGAAGTGCACGCTCCAAGGGATCGACTTTTTCAAATCGCGGAATGAAGCTTGAAAAACTCATCAATGAAAGTAATATGTTTTACTTGACGCATAATCGGGCAATCATTCACAAGAAACCTACCCCTCTACAAATCGTCCAAGTTGATTATCCGAAACGGTCGGCTGCCGTCGTCAAGGAAGCGTACTTCAAGCAACCTTCGACAACAGACTACAATGGTGTGTACCGCGGAAAATACATCGATTTTGAAGCGAAGGAAACCAATCATAAAACATCCTTCCCACTAAAAAACTTTCATACCCATCAAATCGAGCACATGCGTCAATGTATCGCACATGGAGGAATTTGTTTTGTCATCATTCGATTCAGTATGTATAATGTGCAATATGTGTTATCTGCCGAGCATCTGTTCCCATGGTGGGAGCAACTGGAAACGGGTAGAAAATCGATTCCGCTAGACGAAATCGAACGGCACGGGAAAAAACTCGAGACAGGTGCGTTTCCTGCGATTGATTATTTACCGGCAGTGGACGAGTTATATTTCACTTGA
- a CDS encoding DnaD domain-containing protein: MDHNLIQLFEEGTVVLPKRLFTEAKRLGISFVEFTLIGQLFACRAEGMEMPSPEELSNRLGLSETETIETTLGLLQKGLLAMENVAGSERYSLVPLYEKLMAPPEQEAPNFDTINPSVFQHFERELGMMSPFQMEQIIQWLTIENIAEELVLAALREAVYHNVRKMTYINQILRTWEREGIKTLEDLATRGS; encoded by the coding sequence ATGGATCATAATTTAATTCAGCTGTTTGAGGAAGGAACGGTTGTCCTCCCTAAACGATTGTTTACAGAAGCTAAACGTCTTGGAATCAGTTTTGTTGAGTTTACACTGATCGGACAATTGTTTGCCTGTCGCGCCGAAGGGATGGAGATGCCGTCACCAGAGGAACTCAGCAACCGGCTCGGACTTTCGGAAACGGAAACGATTGAGACGACACTTGGACTGCTTCAAAAAGGATTACTCGCGATGGAGAATGTCGCCGGCTCGGAACGTTATTCCCTGGTGCCGCTTTATGAAAAGTTAATGGCACCACCGGAACAGGAAGCGCCAAATTTCGATACGATCAATCCATCTGTCTTCCAGCATTTTGAGCGTGAGCTTGGGATGATGTCACCGTTTCAGATGGAACAGATCATTCAATGGCTAACGATTGAAAACATTGCAGAAGAGCTTGTTCTTGCTGCCTTACGGGAAGCCGTCTACCATAATGTCCGGAAGATGACGTACATCAATCAAATTTTACGGACATGGGAACGAGAAGGTATCAAAACGCTCGAAGATTTGGCGACGAGAGGGAGCTGA
- a CDS encoding DUF1798 family protein — protein sequence MTIEPLLQDIERIYQAGRNGQEYDFQTDVIPFVAQADVLIEAWQQNAQNSPYLRPAMVESAVDQLKQLSVQAFQPKTSLKRFNETIKSVRYIDQLMQ from the coding sequence ATGACAATAGAACCGTTACTTCAGGATATTGAACGGATTTACCAAGCTGGACGAAATGGTCAGGAATATGACTTTCAAACCGATGTCATCCCCTTCGTCGCGCAAGCAGACGTCCTGATTGAAGCCTGGCAACAAAATGCACAGAACAGTCCTTATTTGCGCCCGGCGATGGTCGAGAGTGCCGTTGATCAGCTGAAACAGTTGTCCGTTCAGGCATTCCAACCGAAAACCAGTTTAAAACGCTTTAACGAAACCATCAAGTCTGTCCGTTATATCGATCAACTGATGCAATAA
- a CDS encoding DEAD/DEAH box helicase — protein MESRQSLVTYLEELKADRSFMERVTYMKTMEATAGRYAPFPKEMPERLRQALEGRGITSLYRHQELAFRTVQSGASTVIVTPTASGKTYCFNLPILSHLLKNPNARALYLYPTKALAQDQNSELLELIDEMEAPIRCFTYDGDTSPTIRTKVRKAGNIVITNPDMLHSGILPHHTKWIELFENLSHIVIDELHTYRGVFGSHVANVIRRLRRICRYYGSDPIFIMTSATIANPQELAERLTEKKVQLIDDNGAPTGRKHFIVYQPPIVNAQLGIRRSATLETKQLASRFIKKKFQTIVFARSRVRVEVLLTYLRSLIRFELGPKSIEGYRGGYLPSERRDIERRLRKGEITGIVSTNALELGVDIGQLQVCIMNGYPGTIASLWQQAGRAGRRQDDALIILVASSGMLDQYVAERPELFLNQSPEAARLDPDNLIIAVDHIKCAAFELPFRRGESFGTLETEDILDYLVEERVLHQRGERYYWMNDAFPAHGISLRSSDQENVIIVDQTEVPNRVIGEMDTFSAMTLLHDEAIYLHGADQYQVEVLDFEEKKAFVRAVDVDYYTDANFSVELSVLDEDDSYTNGDFSVARGDVSVRGMATMFKKIKFGTHENIGSGPIHLPEREIHTTGVWFSLPEEASSSTELEQVIEGVANSLRRVAPLYLMCDASDVFVVPQVKATHTQKPTIYLYDRYPGGVGLAESIYKQRGVMLRAARDSIETCPCQDGCPACIVMIGLSDEKERTIRMLAEMEKELS, from the coding sequence ATGGAATCAAGACAATCACTTGTCACCTATTTAGAAGAATTAAAAGCCGATCGTTCGTTCATGGAACGTGTCACATATATGAAAACGATGGAAGCGACTGCCGGACGTTATGCACCGTTTCCAAAAGAGATGCCGGAGCGTTTACGCCAGGCACTAGAAGGCAGAGGCATCACATCGTTGTACCGCCACCAAGAATTAGCATTTCGAACCGTTCAAAGCGGTGCATCGACGGTGATTGTTACACCGACGGCTTCAGGGAAAACCTATTGCTTTAACTTACCGATTTTATCCCATCTCTTGAAAAATCCAAATGCACGGGCACTGTATCTGTATCCGACGAAAGCATTGGCTCAAGATCAAAACAGTGAGTTGCTGGAACTGATTGATGAGATGGAAGCACCAATCCGCTGTTTTACGTACGATGGGGATACGTCACCCACGATTCGGACAAAAGTTCGAAAAGCCGGGAATATCGTGATTACGAATCCGGATATGTTACATTCCGGAATCTTGCCACACCATACGAAATGGATTGAACTGTTTGAAAATCTATCGCATATCGTGATTGACGAACTGCATACGTATCGGGGTGTGTTCGGAAGCCATGTTGCGAATGTCATCCGACGGTTGCGACGGATTTGCCGTTATTACGGCAGTGATCCAATCTTTATCATGACGAGTGCGACGATTGCCAATCCACAAGAACTGGCGGAACGTTTGACAGAGAAAAAAGTTCAATTGATTGACGACAACGGGGCACCAACCGGGCGAAAACATTTTATCGTCTATCAACCACCAATCGTCAATGCGCAGCTCGGCATCCGTCGTTCAGCAACACTTGAGACAAAACAATTGGCGTCGCGATTCATCAAAAAGAAGTTTCAAACGATTGTTTTTGCCCGCTCACGGGTAAGAGTCGAGGTGTTACTGACGTATCTCCGAAGTTTGATCCGGTTTGAGCTGGGGCCGAAATCAATTGAAGGATATCGTGGCGGATATCTTCCAAGTGAACGCCGCGATATTGAAAGACGGTTGCGTAAAGGTGAAATTACAGGTATCGTTTCGACGAACGCGTTAGAGCTCGGTGTCGATATCGGACAACTACAAGTCTGTATCATGAACGGTTATCCGGGAACGATTGCTTCGTTATGGCAACAAGCCGGTCGGGCCGGTCGGCGTCAAGACGATGCTTTGATTATTTTAGTCGCTTCTTCCGGGATGCTCGATCAGTATGTCGCAGAACGTCCTGAATTGTTTTTAAATCAATCACCGGAAGCTGCACGACTTGATCCAGATAATCTTATCATTGCGGTTGATCACATCAAATGTGCGGCATTTGAACTGCCGTTTCGCCGTGGTGAGTCATTCGGGACACTGGAGACAGAGGATATTCTCGATTATCTAGTCGAAGAACGTGTCTTGCATCAACGGGGGGAACGTTATTATTGGATGAATGATGCATTTCCAGCTCATGGTATTTCTCTGCGCTCCAGTGATCAGGAAAATGTCATCATCGTTGACCAAACGGAAGTTCCGAATCGTGTCATCGGTGAAATGGATACGTTCAGTGCGATGACCCTTTTGCACGATGAAGCGATCTATTTACATGGGGCGGACCAGTATCAAGTTGAAGTCTTGGATTTTGAAGAGAAGAAAGCCTTTGTTCGTGCGGTCGACGTCGATTATTATACGGATGCGAATTTTTCAGTCGAACTCTCCGTGCTCGATGAGGATGACAGTTACACGAATGGAGATTTCAGTGTCGCCCGAGGTGATGTCAGTGTCCGCGGTATGGCCACGATGTTCAAGAAAATCAAGTTCGGAACACATGAAAACATCGGATCGGGTCCGATTCATCTACCAGAACGGGAAATCCACACGACGGGGGTCTGGTTTTCGTTGCCGGAAGAAGCATCCTCGAGTACGGAACTGGAACAAGTCATCGAGGGGGTAGCGAACAGCTTAAGACGGGTCGCCCCGCTGTATTTGATGTGTGATGCCAGTGATGTCTTTGTTGTGCCCCAGGTCAAAGCGACCCATACGCAAAAACCGACAATCTATCTGTATGACCGTTACCCTGGCGGTGTCGGATTGGCAGAATCGATTTATAAGCAACGTGGAGTCATGCTACGGGCCGCACGGGATTCAATCGAGACCTGTCCTTGTCAGGATGGTTGTCCGGCGTGTATCGTAATGATCGGCTTGTCTGATGAAAAAGAGCGGACAATCAGAATGCTAGCTGAAATGGAGAAGGAATTATCATGA
- a CDS encoding ribonuclease H-like domain-containing protein: MKNKLRRMLKTTETEPTASSSSTDQEQMTSAEQTAWLDRGADILTFEDEWIVRIDHRYPLQAKHGHRSYAEVFESLQLPHPPLALDVPLEQVIFFDTETTGLKGTGTTIFLLGFARFERGELLMRQYFLPHPHYEAALYHHFLHDIGDDVRFVTYNGKSFDWPQIKTRHVFVRERVPRLPKVGHLDLLHVCRRMFKGMYDSFRLTAMEERIGFERMDDLPGFLAPMHYFQYVEHQNPAIMEGVLEHHLHDCLTLVSLYDECNRLVTHRQEATSRIRENIGVWLADLGINEQSAEHFGQADELTAQGWLRQGRLYKKLHQHEKAKICFEKSETYEGFIELAKWAEHIAKQPSVAYDYTERAKRLLENQQLLASRRERLFAELDHRSLRLQRKCRE, encoded by the coding sequence ATGAAAAATAAGCTGAGACGGATGTTGAAGACGACGGAGACCGAGCCGACAGCAAGCTCCTCATCGACGGATCAGGAACAAATGACATCAGCCGAACAAACCGCTTGGTTGGATCGAGGAGCAGATATCCTCACGTTTGAAGACGAATGGATTGTCCGGATCGATCACCGGTATCCACTGCAGGCCAAACATGGACATCGTTCGTATGCCGAAGTGTTTGAATCGTTGCAGTTGCCCCATCCGCCACTCGCCCTCGATGTCCCGCTCGAACAGGTCATATTTTTCGATACGGAGACGACCGGATTAAAGGGGACGGGAACGACGATTTTTCTGTTGGGATTCGCCCGCTTTGAACGAGGGGAGTTGCTGATGCGGCAGTATTTTTTACCGCATCCGCATTATGAGGCGGCTCTTTATCATCATTTTCTGCATGATATCGGGGATGATGTCCGGTTCGTCACCTATAACGGAAAAAGCTTTGATTGGCCGCAGATTAAGACCCGTCACGTTTTTGTCCGGGAGCGTGTCCCCCGTCTGCCGAAAGTGGGTCATTTGGATTTACTCCATGTCTGCCGACGGATGTTCAAAGGAATGTACGATTCATTCCGTTTGACGGCAATGGAGGAGCGAATTGGATTTGAACGAATGGATGATTTACCTGGATTTTTAGCACCGATGCATTATTTTCAATACGTCGAACACCAGAATCCAGCGATTATGGAAGGCGTATTAGAACACCATTTGCATGATTGTTTGACACTGGTGAGTTTATATGACGAATGTAATCGGCTTGTGACGCACCGCCAAGAAGCCACGTCACGGATTCGTGAGAACATTGGGGTCTGGTTAGCGGATTTAGGTATAAATGAACAATCAGCCGAACATTTTGGACAAGCTGACGAATTGACGGCTCAAGGTTGGTTGCGTCAAGGGCGGTTATATAAAAAATTGCACCAACATGAGAAGGCCAAAATTTGCTTTGAAAAAAGTGAAACGTATGAAGGATTCATCGAACTGGCAAAATGGGCCGAGCACATTGCCAAACAACCTTCCGTTGCTTATGATTATACTGAACGAGCCAAACGTCTATTAGAAAATCAGCAGTTGTTAGCTTCGCGGCGAGAACGATTGTTTGCTGAGTTAGACCATCGGAGCTTACGCCTGCAAAGGAAGTGTCGCGAATGA
- a CDS encoding transglycosylase domain-containing protein, with product MERSRVARREETKTSAKQTNRTKRPKKKKTSGSGGKGPLWKKLLLIATGVFILMMIAGGGFAAYAVATAPELDESKLRDALPLKIYASNKEEIKKGGTSREYVSIKEVPDVVKDAFISIEDRRFYQHNGIDFRRLGGAIIANITDGFGSEGASTITQQVIKQSFLSSDKTITRKVQEQWLAIRLERDYTKEQILEMYLNKNYYGQESYGIQTASKAYFNKTVDKLNYAEAAMLAGLPQRPSAYDPIQGSPKLTKWRQTQVLDAMLTTGVITQQQRDKAVDQPISKLIDPAPKSKDDAAYDSVIFDMVSQELEDVFGLEGKDIYGQGLKVYTSIDKPMHDYMNEAIKKDQIVQLPDYAEAAATAVNTQTGEILGIVDGKKPGTGTARRNFAKEPHQPGSSAKPFFAYGPAIENEKWSTAKMLTDQETEVNGKNIGNYYDGYRGTNTIRHWLKISANTPAIQTFQQIGGDTVESFAAKSGLGLQKDESISPAYAIGGMKHGFNTTQMASAYATLGNGGDYIKPHIIKTIEYSDGSKIKSPVKPKKAMEDYTAYMLTDMLRDVLKPGGTFPSAALAFDAAGKTGTTNAYKDVWFAGYTSDVSISVWTGTTKSGNNNELGLSGPTNSTMAQNIWKDFVTKTRDRTPAPFEQPSSVLSIGEELYVKGTKEPVVEKKAVPAPTGLQASYNEDSESGELTWSYNDSALRTNGYDSVSFEVSMTDPDGKQSVLGTSSTNRIGINRLDPGRTTFTVVAKASGEQSGPVSTTVTVADVETDQPTTDEPATDEPTTDEPTTDEPATDEPTTDEPATDEPATDEPTTDEPATDEPTTDEPATDEPTTDEPTTDQPATDEPATDDPASSDGASTQSDRGNASNGNQGRGQDNAPADPQSESETQQ from the coding sequence ATGGAAAGAAGTCGTGTCGCACGTCGTGAAGAGACGAAGACGTCAGCCAAACAAACGAATCGGACAAAGCGTCCGAAAAAGAAAAAAACAAGCGGTTCCGGTGGTAAAGGTCCGCTTTGGAAAAAGCTTTTATTAATCGCTACAGGAGTATTTATCCTGATGATGATTGCGGGTGGCGGGTTCGCGGCATATGCCGTTGCGACCGCTCCGGAGCTTGATGAATCAAAGTTACGTGATGCGCTCCCGCTAAAGATTTATGCGAGCAATAAAGAAGAGATTAAAAAGGGTGGGACGAGTCGGGAGTATGTGTCGATTAAAGAAGTTCCTGATGTTGTGAAAGATGCGTTTATTTCAATCGAAGACCGGCGTTTTTATCAGCACAACGGAATCGACTTCCGTCGCTTAGGCGGCGCCATTATTGCCAACATCACAGATGGATTTGGTTCAGAAGGCGCTTCGACCATTACGCAACAGGTCATCAAACAATCGTTTTTAAGCTCAGACAAGACCATTACCCGGAAAGTCCAGGAACAATGGTTAGCGATTCGTCTGGAACGGGACTACACGAAAGAACAGATTCTTGAAATGTATTTAAATAAAAACTATTACGGTCAAGAATCGTACGGTATTCAGACGGCGTCAAAAGCCTACTTCAACAAGACGGTCGATAAGCTGAACTATGCAGAAGCTGCGATGCTTGCCGGTCTACCGCAACGTCCATCGGCTTACGATCCGATTCAAGGAAGTCCGAAGTTAACGAAATGGCGTCAGACACAGGTTCTTGATGCCATGTTGACGACAGGTGTCATCACGCAACAACAACGTGATAAGGCAGTCGATCAACCGATCTCAAAATTGATTGATCCGGCACCGAAATCAAAAGACGATGCGGCTTACGACAGTGTCATCTTTGATATGGTTTCGCAAGAGCTAGAAGATGTGTTTGGTTTAGAAGGCAAGGATATTTACGGCCAAGGATTAAAAGTCTATACATCCATCGATAAGCCGATGCACGATTATATGAATGAAGCTATTAAAAAAGATCAGATTGTCCAGTTACCGGATTATGCGGAAGCAGCGGCAACGGCAGTTAATACACAAACGGGTGAGATTTTAGGAATCGTTGACGGGAAAAAGCCTGGTACAGGTACTGCGCGTCGTAACTTTGCCAAAGAACCGCATCAACCCGGCTCATCAGCGAAACCATTTTTCGCATATGGACCAGCCATTGAAAATGAGAAATGGTCAACGGCTAAAATGCTGACGGACCAGGAAACAGAAGTCAACGGCAAAAACATCGGCAACTATTATGACGGTTACCGTGGAACTAATACGATCCGCCACTGGCTGAAGATTTCTGCCAATACGCCTGCCATTCAAACGTTCCAACAAATCGGAGGCGACACGGTCGAAAGTTTTGCAGCTAAGTCTGGATTAGGCTTACAAAAAGATGAATCGATTTCACCGGCATATGCAATCGGTGGAATGAAACACGGATTCAATACGACACAAATGGCTTCTGCTTACGCCACGCTTGGTAATGGCGGTGACTACATCAAACCGCACATCATCAAAACGATTGAATACAGTGACGGCTCAAAAATCAAATCACCTGTCAAACCGAAAAAAGCGATGGAAGATTATACAGCTTACATGTTAACGGATATGTTGCGTGATGTTCTCAAACCGGGTGGGACGTTCCCAAGTGCTGCTCTTGCCTTCGACGCAGCAGGTAAAACCGGAACAACCAATGCCTATAAAGATGTTTGGTTTGCCGGTTACACATCAGATGTCTCGATCAGTGTCTGGACCGGAACAACTAAGTCGGGGAACAACAACGAGTTAGGTTTGAGCGGACCGACAAACAGTACAATGGCACAAAATATTTGGAAAGATTTCGTCACAAAAACACGTGACCGGACTCCTGCGCCATTTGAACAACCAAGTTCTGTCCTCAGTATCGGGGAAGAACTGTATGTCAAAGGGACAAAAGAACCGGTTGTCGAAAAAAAGGCAGTACCAGCTCCGACTGGCTTACAAGCATCTTACAATGAAGACTCGGAGTCTGGTGAACTGACCTGGAGTTATAATGATTCAGCGCTTCGGACTAACGGCTATGACAGCGTGTCGTTTGAAGTATCAATGACTGACCCGGACGGAAAACAATCGGTGCTTGGCACCAGCTCTACGAATCGGATCGGAATTAACCGACTTGATCCGGGGCGGACGACATTTACGGTTGTTGCGAAAGCGTCTGGTGAACAGTCGGGTCCCGTTTCAACGACTGTGACGGTTGCAGACGTCGAAACGGATCAGCCGACAACGGACGAACCGGCAACGGACGAACCGACAACGGATGAGCCAACGACGGACGAACCGGCAACGGATGAGCCAACAACGGACGAACCGGCAACGGACGAACCGGCAACGGATGAGCCAACGACGGACGAACCGGCAACGGATGAGCCAACGACGGACGAACCGGCAACGGATGAGCCAACGACGGATGAACCGACAACAGATCAGCCAGCGACGGACGAACCGGCAACGGACGATCCAGCCTCAAGCGACGGAGCATCTACTCAGTCGGACCGAGGAAATGCATCGAACGGTAACCAAGGGCGCGGTCAGGATAATGCGCCCGCCGATCCACAATCAGAATCAGAAACGCAGCAATAA